The following nucleotide sequence is from Sphingomonas swuensis.
GGCTATGAGCGCTGGCTGCTGGACGAGATCGACGCTGCCGGCATTGCGCCCGGCAGAATTACCGCCGAAATCACCGAAAGCGGGTTGATCGTCGATCCGGTCGCGGTCTCGGCCCGGCTCGCCTGCCTGCGCGCGGCCGGGGTGCGGATCGCGGTCGACGATTTCGGGACCGGTTACGCCAGCCTCGCCTGGCTGACGACGCTGCCGCTCGACGTGCTCAAGATCGACCGCGGGCTGATCGTCGACCTCGTCGGTGGAAGGCGTGCGCGGATCGTGGTCAAGGCGCTGATCGCGCTCGCCCGGGAGCTCGACCTCGAGGTGCTGGTCGAAGGGGTCGAGGACCCCGCACAACTCGCCCTGCTCAAGGATTGGGGCTGCGACGTGTACCAGGGCTTCCTTGGCGCGCGCGCCATGAGCGAGGAGGAGCTGGCCGGCTTCCTGGGCTGAACAGCCGCGTCGCGCCGTGGTAAGGCGTGCGGCCATGGGCTTTCCCGATCACTTCTCCGGCCATGCCGCGCTTTATGCCGCGTCG
It contains:
- a CDS encoding EAL domain-containing protein, with protein sequence MTAGSLPPPLRPARRSSDHLASPLPAFPAPDALVSRLLARDEVTLAFQPQWEIATGRVVGVEALARGPDGTTPEALFARATAAGLGERLSRAVQRKALRTAASWTGPLADLRLSLNLLPEDLARPGYERWLLDEIDAAGIAPGRITAEITESGLIVDPVAVSARLACLRAAGVRIAVDDFGTGYASLAWLTTLPLDVLKIDRGLIVDLVGGRRARIVVKALIALARELDLEVLVEGVEDPAQLALLKDWGCDVYQGFLGARAMSEEELAGFLG